In bacterium, the DNA window TGGGCCTGTACCGGCTGGCCCTGGCCCCCGCGAGCCGCGACACACGCACGCAACTGGTGCACATCGAGAGCATGGGCACCAAGCAGCTCGCGCGTACACTGCGGCAGCAGAAGCTCATCCGCAGCGCGACGGCGTTCCGCCTGCTGGTGCAGGCCAACATGGCCCTGGGCAAGGGCAAGACGCCGAAGGCCGGCTACTACGACCTGAGCCCCAGCATGTCCGCCGAGGAGATCCTGGCGCGGCTGTCCGAGGGCAGGGTGGCCCGGCGCAAGGTGACCTTCCCCGAGGGCTTCACGCTGGCGCAGATGGCCGAGCGCCTGGAGCGCGAACTGGATATCCCTCAGCAGGAGTTCCTGGACGCTGCGCGCGGCACAGCGGTGTCACGCGCGGTCGGCTTCCGGCTGCCGCGCGCCTCGCTGGAGGGCTACCTGTTCCCCAGCACGTACACCTTCAACGTCGGCGAGAAGCCGGACCTGGTGGTCAGCGAGATGGTGGCGGCGCTCAATGAGACCTTCGTCCGGGCACACCAGAACGAGATCCGACGACAGAAGCTGTCTGTGCCCCAGTTGGTGACGCTGGCCTCGCTGGTCGAGCGTGAGGCGCGGGCGCCGGAGGAGCGGGCGCTCATCGCCGGGGTCATCATGAACCGGCTGGCCCGGAACATGCGGCTGCAGATTGACGCCACCGTGCAGTACGCTCTGGGCGAGCACAGGTCACGCCTGCTCTACAAGGACCTGAAGGTCAACTCACCCTACAACACCTACCTGCACGCCGGGCTGCCGCCGGGCCCGATCTGCAGCCCGGGGCTGGCGTGTCTGCAGGCGGCGCTGAAGCCGGCGAAGACCGATGCCCTCTTCTACGTCGCCCGGCGGGATGGGACGCACGTGTTCAGCCGGACGTACGAGGAGCATCAGCAGGCGATCAAGCGCGTGAGGGGCTAGGGCCGCGTGGGCGCGC includes these proteins:
- the mltG gene encoding endolytic transglycosylase MltG; this translates as MPRSKRKRYINPTSIAVTVATAVGLLLLLAVGLYRLALAPASRDTRTQLVHIESMGTKQLARTLRQQKLIRSATAFRLLVQANMALGKGKTPKAGYYDLSPSMSAEEILARLSEGRVARRKVTFPEGFTLAQMAERLERELDIPQQEFLDAARGTAVSRAVGFRLPRASLEGYLFPSTYTFNVGEKPDLVVSEMVAALNETFVRAHQNEIRRQKLSVPQLVTLASLVEREARAPEERALIAGVIMNRLARNMRLQIDATVQYALGEHRSRLLYKDLKVNSPYNTYLHAGLPPGPICSPGLACLQAALKPAKTDALFYVARRDGTHVFSRTYEEHQQAIKRVRG